In one window of Mytilus galloprovincialis chromosome 6, xbMytGall1.hap1.1, whole genome shotgun sequence DNA:
- the LOC143078939 gene encoding carbohydrate sulfotransferase 11-like, with amino-acid sequence MQQTMTFLNNKSGCMLSVICIICMVMMLFLVNLTDRMYIPYEKIKDNLFKLHPDVLTESSLKYQSLVNEIYAERVLHLRETCRVNTDEFLGDSKDNDVKHSIHVEQNHNLVYCQIQKVGSTFLRKLLSKVFMSSNIKKSKRGFIRLTQHKDIGFAELHSVIQKSDKFMFVREPFSRVLSGYVDKLFCTNTLYWKITGKYIVSQMRDDASSASLRCGHDVTFPEFVKYIIQSENLSTHKDRHFTPMYEHCRPCQIPYDFIGKLESFKEDVLFLINVWNNAYGTNITFNDFDAETSESRVLGQATRIFGMRKQLERCMSFYNASVRSWRDLQIRGVLPIQEPYPFSPEFTRDHMTRMDFFEAAKQAIASVSDIRAVKAQRNEAFIEAFSLIPMEDLYQLQNILKPDCDLFNYDCKPPKIFARYKNNDKRLKYFDLL; translated from the exons acCGTATGTATATACcatatgaaaaaattaaagacaatttATTCAAACTACATCCAGATGTTCTCACAGAATCATCATTA AAATACCAGTCTCTGGTAAACGAGATATATGCAGAGCGAGTGCTACATTTAAGGGAGACATGTCGGGTCAATACAGATGAGTTTCTTGGTGATTCTAAAGATAATGATGTGAAACATAGTATACACGTAGAACAAAATCATAACTTAGTGTACTGTCAGATTCAGAAAGTTGGATCGACATTTTTACGGAAATTATTAAGTAAAGTTTTCATGAGTAGTAATATAAAGAAATCAAAACGAGGCTTTATAAGATTGACACAACATAAAGACATTGGTTTTGCAGAGCTGCATTCCGTTATACAAAAATCTGACAAATTTATGTTTGTTCGGGAACCATTTTCCCGTGTTCTATCTGGATATGTTGATAAGCTATTTTGTACTAATACACTTTACTGGAAAATAACGGGAAAATATATAGTCTCACAAATGCGTGATGATGCTAGTAGTGCTTCTTTGAGATGTGGGCACGATGTTACATTCCCAGAATTCGTTAAATATATCATTCAATCGGAAAACCTTAGCACACATAAAGACCGACATTTTACACCGATGTACGAACACTGTCGGCCATGTCAAATCCCGTACGATTTCATCGGAAAATTGGAATCTTTTAAAGAAGATGTCTTGTTTTTGATAAATGTATGGAACAATGCTTATGGAACTAATATAACTTTCAATGACTTCGACGCTGAGACATCAGAATCAAGAGTGTTAGGACAGGCTACACGGATATTTGGGATGAGGAAACAATTAGAACGATGTATGTCATTCTACAACGCTAGTGTACGGTCATGGAGAGATTTACAAATAAGAGGAGTATTACCGATACAGGAACCTTACCCATTCAGTCCAGAGTTTACTCGTGATCACATGACCAGAATGGATTTTTTCGAGGCAGCCAAACAGGCTATAGCTTCCGTGTCTGATATCAGAGCTGTCAAAGCTCAGCGTAATGAGGCTTTTATTGAAGCATTTAGTTTGATACCAATGGAGGATTTATAtcaattgcaaaatattttaaaaccagatTGTGATTTATTTAATTATGATTGTAAACCGCCAAAAATATTTGCTAGATATAAGAACAACGATAAACGATTAAAATATTTTGACCTATTGtga